A portion of the Hyphomicrobiaceae bacterium genome contains these proteins:
- a CDS encoding tetratricopeptide repeat protein — MEAKALSCQSSGDWKRAVELFEAIVAQQPDWEHGLAWSNLAGCYEELNELPAARNAYEQAMKFSRRDLMIWGNFASFLFLHGDIKEAFDEHLRLYGAAVQGGDADTAQTVILALQTLAPKLGWTNEDIDLQLSRARNDQFARKE, encoded by the coding sequence ATGGAGGCAAAGGCGCTTTCCTGCCAGAGTTCCGGGGATTGGAAAAGAGCTGTCGAACTCTTTGAAGCTATAGTTGCCCAACAACCAGACTGGGAACATGGTCTTGCATGGTCCAATCTTGCAGGTTGCTATGAAGAACTGAACGAACTTCCAGCGGCTCGCAATGCGTACGAGCAAGCAATGAAATTCTCCCGAAGAGATCTAATGATCTGGGGGAATTTTGCCTCATTTCTTTTTCTGCATGGTGATATCAAAGAGGCCTTCGACGAGCATCTCCGGCTTTACGGTGCTGCTGTGCAAGGCGGCGACGCCGACACCGCACAGACTGTAATCTTAGCCCTACAGACGTTGGCGCCCAAACTGGGGTGGACGAATGAAGACATTGATCTTCAACTATCACGAGCGCGGAACGATCAGTTTGCTCGAAAAGAGTAG
- a CDS encoding polymorphic toxin-type HINT domain-containing protein — protein sequence MAAGARLINSASGFSEVVSVTVEDKPLDAYNLEVETFHTFFVASPANDNAPAVWVHNACAWYRTAADLQEQMALDAAKGGAGDVIIRNLGDPRFSGMDKVEYVVKSDAGRTTTVHYVRDPVTGASTDFKIKSSLNMAKQK from the coding sequence TTGGCGGCGGGCGCGCGGCTGATCAATTCGGCCAGCGGCTTCTCCGAGGTCGTCTCGGTTACAGTTGAAGATAAGCCGCTCGACGCCTACAATCTTGAGGTCGAGACGTTCCACACGTTCTTCGTCGCCTCACCCGCGAACGACAATGCTCCTGCCGTGTGGGTGCATAATGCATGTGCATGGTATCGCACCGCGGCCGATCTTCAGGAGCAAATGGCATTGGATGCCGCGAAAGGCGGCGCTGGCGACGTCATTATACGCAACTTGGGCGATCCGCGGTTCTCAGGCATGGATAAGGTCGAGTACGTCGTGAAATCGGATGCGGGCCGCACAACAACAGTCCACTACGTCAGAGACCCTGTTACAGGTGCATCGACGGACTTTAAGATCAAATCGTCCTTGAATATGGCAAAGCAGAAATGA
- a CDS encoding nucleotidyltransferase domain-containing protein, protein MPTRIRAVSVAQGGSFETGALTGAVAAGSSLLMDSSGVMGHSGDGVPENVAARTAVAAVAGGTASVLAGGKFANGAITGAFAQLYNADGIGKSIAIGGGRALGAIFGGVVGSGAAGLCTAGTYGACGAVTPGIIMTGVVGGALVGGQTAGVIYDFVTDPFGSAVYSDAETGPVAGGGASVDNLSPGDISRIQNAADRYGTKITVVGSRAAGTAGPNSDWDYILEGKSPGRIGQSLPGGSRGLGEPRAQDFDQGPVRTDQPHITFTPR, encoded by the coding sequence ATGCCCACCCGCATCCGCGCGGTCTCGGTCGCGCAAGGCGGATCGTTTGAAACAGGTGCGCTCACCGGCGCAGTCGCAGCAGGTTCAAGCCTGCTCATGGACTCATCCGGTGTCATGGGCCACTCGGGCGATGGTGTGCCTGAGAACGTTGCAGCCCGCACTGCCGTCGCAGCTGTCGCCGGCGGCACAGCCTCCGTCCTCGCAGGCGGCAAGTTCGCCAACGGCGCCATCACAGGTGCATTCGCGCAGCTCTATAATGCGGACGGCATCGGAAAGAGCATTGCGATAGGCGGGGGTCGTGCACTTGGTGCAATATTCGGGGGAGTCGTTGGTTCAGGAGCGGCAGGACTGTGCACAGCTGGAACTTACGGAGCATGCGGAGCCGTAACTCCCGGTATCATAATGACCGGTGTAGTTGGCGGAGCATTGGTTGGCGGACAAACCGCAGGTGTGATCTATGACTTTGTTACTGATCCATTTGGATCGGCGGTCTATAGTGATGCCGAAACCGGACCTGTAGCTGGCGGCGGCGCTTCGGTTGATAATCTATCACCGGGGGATATTTCTCGGATCCAGAATGCTGCTGATCGATATGGAACAAAAATTACCGTGGTAGGAAGCCGAGCCGCGGGAACTGCAGGGCCAAATTCGGATTGGGATTATATACTTGAAGGCAAATCTCCAGGTCGAATTGGTCAGAGCCTACCTGGCGGTTCGAGGGGACTTGGTGAGCCACGGGCGCAAGACTTCGACCAAGGGCCTGTGAGAACTGATCAGCCGCATATCACATTCACGCCGAGATAA